One window of Phycisphaeraceae bacterium genomic DNA carries:
- a CDS encoding ABC transporter permease subunit, which produces MRMTWTVFKRELAGYFATPVAYVFIVIFLVLAGTFAFAEEFGALYERGQADLASFFVFHPWLYLFLIPALSMRLWAEERHSGTFELLMTLPIPTWSSVVGKFLAAWVFTGITLALTCPVWITVWYLGDPDHGAIAAGYIGSFLMAGGFLAIGACMSALTRSQVVAFILSVVACFVMLLAGHNVVQSLMADRVPEFISETIKGFSFLTRFDSISRGVIAPNDLVFSFSLIAVLLAANTIIVNMKKAG; this is translated from the coding sequence ATGCGCATGACGTGGACTGTGTTCAAGCGCGAGCTTGCCGGCTACTTCGCGACACCGGTGGCGTATGTATTCATCGTCATCTTCCTTGTATTGGCTGGTACCTTTGCCTTTGCTGAAGAGTTCGGGGCACTCTACGAGCGAGGCCAGGCGGATCTTGCATCGTTCTTCGTGTTTCATCCGTGGTTATACCTGTTTCTGATTCCCGCACTCTCGATGCGTTTGTGGGCGGAAGAACGCCATTCGGGTACGTTCGAACTGCTGATGACGCTTCCCATTCCAACGTGGTCGTCGGTCGTGGGCAAGTTCCTTGCAGCGTGGGTGTTCACAGGTATTACGCTTGCTCTGACATGCCCGGTGTGGATCACTGTGTGGTATCTTGGGGATCCCGATCACGGGGCTATCGCAGCGGGGTACATCGGCAGCTTTCTGATGGCTGGTGGATTCCTCGCGATCGGCGCGTGCATGAGTGCTTTGACACGATCGCAGGTCGTTGCGTTTATTCTCTCCGTGGTTGCTTGCTTTGTGATGCTGCTTGCGGGGCACAACGTTGTGCAGAGCCTGATGGCAGATCGCGTGCCCGAGTTTATCTCTGAAACAATCAAGGGATTCTCGTTCCTGACGCGGTTTGATTCCATCTCGCGAGGCGTGATCGCACCGAACGATCTTGTGTTTTCGTTCTCGCTCATCGCGGTGCTGCTGGCGGCGAACACGATCATCGTCAACATGAAGAAGGCCGGGTGA
- a CDS encoding ABC transporter ATP-binding protein — protein sequence MIELNKLRKKFGPITAVDGISMHVGRGEVLGFLGPNGAGKSTTMKMVTGYLWPTSGNVTVDGYDVEKDPIAVKQRIGYLPEGAPAYPDMTPRSFLRWVGDVRGLKGRARTRRIDEIVDRVQLRGVMRQPIDTLSKGYKRRVGLAQALIHDPDVLILDEPTDGLDPNQKHEVRQLIRRLGDDKCVVLSTHILEEVDAVCTRAVIIANGKLVADDKPDVLCARSRSHNTVYVCLPSSQLVMARKLSELPDVADVQYTEETNPGEVTHADDHIVECRVVPQKNASIAGAVNDKLRSLGATIHEIRVDHGKLDDVFRQLTTTTYVKEGGN from the coding sequence ATGATCGAACTGAACAAGCTCCGAAAAAAGTTCGGGCCTATTACCGCGGTTGACGGCATTTCGATGCATGTCGGTCGCGGTGAGGTGCTCGGGTTCCTTGGGCCGAATGGTGCAGGCAAGTCCACAACCATGAAGATGGTCACGGGCTACCTCTGGCCAACCAGTGGGAACGTGACCGTCGATGGGTATGACGTTGAAAAGGATCCGATCGCGGTCAAGCAACGCATTGGGTATCTGCCCGAGGGCGCGCCAGCGTACCCGGACATGACGCCACGCAGCTTCCTGCGATGGGTGGGCGATGTGAGAGGGCTCAAGGGTCGCGCCCGGACACGGCGGATCGACGAGATTGTTGATCGAGTGCAACTCCGTGGTGTGATGCGTCAACCAATTGATACGCTGTCAAAGGGATACAAACGCCGTGTCGGGCTCGCCCAAGCGCTGATCCACGATCCGGATGTGCTCATTCTTGATGAGCCAACGGACGGACTCGACCCGAATCAGAAACACGAAGTGCGCCAGCTCATCCGCAGGCTCGGCGATGACAAGTGTGTGGTGCTTTCGACACACATTCTTGAAGAGGTCGATGCAGTCTGCACTCGTGCTGTGATTATTGCAAATGGAAAGCTGGTTGCTGATGACAAGCCCGATGTGCTATGCGCACGATCCCGCTCACACAACACCGTGTACGTGTGTTTGCCGTCAAGTCAGTTGGTGATGGCACGCAAGCTGAGCGAACTTCCCGATGTTGCTGACGTGCAGTATACGGAGGAGACGAATCCTGGTGAGGTGACGCACGCCGATGACCATATTGTTGAGTGCCGAGTCGTGCCGCAGAAAAACGCGTCAATTGCAGGCGCGGTGAATGATAAGCTTCGCTCGCTTGGTGCGACGATCCATGAGATACGCGTTGATCATGGGAAGCTCGATGACGTGTTCCGCCAGCTCACAACAACGACATACGTCAAGGAAGGGGGCAACTGA
- a CDS encoding Gldg family protein, whose amino-acid sequence MRTKLVSIVGLVLLAVVLLGVNIASNQFLKGARIDLTENRLYTLSAGSRKILKEVDEPIKFTLYRSKAVEVGDPGFDAYMKRVEEMLEEYRSASRGKITLSIIDPEPDSDAETEAQRLGVQGVPVRADAQFYFGLVGENSTDGRETIPFLSPNEEQLLEYKLTKLVYSLDHPDKRVVGIISPLQVNGTEYDPRSGQPPVEPWRIVQEMKSVFDVRMLGQSTDTPQIPGLPPQQAPIEKIDDDVDVLVLIYPKNLPEQTLRAIDAYTTAGRSLVVFLDALCETDQPPNAQQNPLAVLEMERSANLSTLMSAWGVDLDVTQAAVDMALAARGMSPDRRQIVPYIQRINVKADQTNTNDPAMFANPNAIVSFLSAGILTHDEKSTTAFEPLMSTSDQCMIIKKERLKYFATPQELVAEFVPRGSPLTLAARLSGEVRSAFADAESEPTGTINAIVFSDVDLLNDALWTQPIQLGNQVIYNKTAYNGDMVMNVLDAMSGSDDLISVRARGSFARPFTFVQEIQTKAEQQYLAKGQELDEQYRKLNQELTQLIQANPEQVQNTGQILLSPEQQERMANLQTELADIRTQQREVKRNLRVDVERLGRDLKILNIAAAPACVLVIAIFVAMYRSGLRRMDRAKVGKRLQSARG is encoded by the coding sequence ATGAGGACGAAACTCGTTTCCATTGTCGGGCTGGTGTTGCTAGCAGTTGTGCTGCTCGGTGTCAATATCGCAAGCAACCAGTTCCTGAAGGGCGCTCGTATCGATCTGACCGAGAACAGGCTCTACACACTTTCCGCGGGATCGCGAAAGATTCTGAAGGAAGTTGATGAACCGATCAAGTTCACGCTGTATCGTTCCAAAGCGGTCGAAGTTGGTGATCCCGGATTCGATGCGTATATGAAGCGCGTCGAGGAGATGCTCGAGGAATACCGGAGTGCTTCGCGTGGAAAAATTACGTTGAGCATTATCGATCCCGAGCCGGATTCCGACGCCGAAACAGAAGCGCAGCGTCTTGGCGTGCAGGGTGTTCCTGTGCGTGCGGATGCCCAGTTCTACTTTGGTCTTGTCGGTGAAAACTCGACCGATGGGCGCGAGACCATCCCATTTCTTTCGCCGAACGAGGAGCAACTGCTTGAGTACAAACTCACCAAGCTTGTGTACTCGCTCGATCATCCGGACAAGCGCGTGGTCGGCATCATCAGCCCGCTGCAGGTCAACGGCACCGAGTATGACCCTCGCTCTGGTCAGCCGCCCGTCGAGCCGTGGCGCATCGTCCAGGAGATGAAGTCTGTCTTCGATGTGCGCATGCTTGGGCAGAGCACAGACACACCGCAGATTCCGGGTCTCCCTCCGCAGCAGGCACCGATCGAGAAGATCGATGATGATGTTGACGTGCTGGTGCTGATCTACCCGAAGAATCTTCCAGAGCAGACACTGCGTGCGATCGACGCGTACACAACCGCTGGCCGCTCGCTTGTTGTGTTTCTTGATGCCTTGTGCGAGACGGACCAGCCACCGAATGCGCAGCAGAACCCGCTCGCGGTGCTTGAGATGGAACGCTCAGCAAATCTCAGCACGCTCATGAGCGCGTGGGGTGTTGATCTCGATGTCACACAAGCTGCAGTGGACATGGCGCTCGCAGCGCGAGGCATGTCGCCCGATCGCAGGCAGATCGTGCCGTATATCCAGCGCATCAACGTCAAGGCAGACCAGACAAACACGAACGATCCGGCGATGTTTGCGAACCCGAACGCGATCGTGTCGTTCCTGTCTGCAGGTATTCTCACACACGATGAGAAGTCAACAACAGCGTTCGAGCCGTTGATGTCAACGTCAGACCAATGCATGATCATCAAGAAAGAACGCCTCAAGTACTTTGCAACGCCGCAGGAGCTTGTGGCGGAGTTCGTGCCACGTGGCTCGCCATTGACGCTTGCAGCACGGCTCTCTGGCGAGGTGCGTTCGGCGTTTGCAGATGCAGAATCTGAGCCGACGGGCACGATCAACGCGATCGTCTTCTCTGACGTTGATCTGCTCAACGATGCGCTCTGGACCCAGCCGATCCAGCTTGGCAATCAGGTCATCTATAACAAGACCGCGTACAACGGTGACATGGTGATGAACGTGCTTGATGCGATGTCGGGGTCGGACGATCTCATCAGCGTGCGTGCTCGTGGTTCGTTCGCGCGTCCGTTTACATTTGTGCAGGAGATCCAGACCAAAGCAGAGCAACAGTATCTTGCCAAAGGGCAGGAACTCGATGAGCAGTATCGCAAGCTCAACCAGGAACTCACGCAACTCATCCAGGCGAATCCTGAACAGGTCCAGAACACGGGTCAGATTCTTCTGTCGCCCGAGCAACAGGAACGCATGGCAAACCTGCAGACAGAACTCGCTGACATCCGAACGCAGCAGCGTGAGGTGAAGCGGAATCTGCGCGTCGATGTTGAGAGACTGGGACGAGATCTGAAAATCCTCAACATCGCTGCTGCTCCGGCATGTGTGCTCGTCATCGCCATCTTTGTCGCGATGTACAGGTCAGGTTTGAGGCGGATGGATCGCGCAAAGGTTGGCAAGAGACTGCAGAGCGCACGCGGATAA
- a CDS encoding DUF4340 domain-containing protein, whose product MNAKSLGMLVFVALIVGVIATLAVFLQQKNPSTASTKLPDVLFASLEDKVNDISQMRIENKGETVTLSSSGNGWTVDSYEGYPARFEPVKKLIMEIAQAKPVETKTDKKDLLGRLDLDDPSPENSASLITLSGKDGSPLAALVIGKTDSSGQRSYVRKAGETQAYTADKRFSVLTMGSQWVDTSIIKLPRTDVWTVTVTHPDGDQIQLWRESPDESSFTLLNLPEGRTAKPANQIGASTSALAFLSLTNVTKPATEAGPDESQIEALGITSPDPVTVEYLSFDQLKVVCTIWQAESSAWMMLHAESTSDPASADEINSRTRGWLYEIGQYAATNMTPRLESLLEPASPGSGPVGPAGG is encoded by the coding sequence ATGAATGCAAAGTCGCTTGGCATGCTGGTGTTTGTTGCTCTGATCGTTGGAGTGATCGCGACGCTTGCGGTATTCCTTCAACAGAAGAACCCCAGCACTGCGTCAACAAAGCTGCCGGATGTGTTGTTTGCGTCGCTCGAAGACAAGGTGAACGACATATCGCAGATGCGCATCGAGAACAAGGGCGAAACAGTTACGCTGTCTTCGAGCGGGAACGGCTGGACTGTCGATTCTTATGAGGGATACCCGGCGCGGTTTGAGCCGGTCAAAAAGCTCATCATGGAGATTGCGCAGGCCAAGCCAGTCGAGACCAAAACCGATAAGAAAGACCTGCTTGGTCGTCTTGATCTTGATGATCCGTCGCCAGAAAACAGCGCGTCATTGATCACACTCTCAGGCAAGGATGGCTCGCCGCTCGCAGCATTGGTGATTGGAAAGACCGACAGCTCAGGTCAGCGGTCGTATGTTCGCAAGGCGGGTGAGACCCAGGCGTATACCGCTGACAAACGGTTCAGCGTGCTCACGATGGGATCGCAGTGGGTGGATACATCGATCATCAAGCTGCCTCGCACCGACGTCTGGACGGTCACGGTCACACATCCCGATGGCGATCAGATCCAGCTCTGGCGTGAATCACCGGACGAATCGAGCTTCACGCTGCTGAATCTGCCCGAGGGCCGAACCGCAAAGCCTGCAAACCAGATCGGCGCATCGACCAGTGCACTCGCATTTCTCTCGCTGACAAACGTGACAAAGCCCGCGACAGAAGCCGGTCCAGACGAATCACAGATTGAAGCGCTCGGGATCACCAGCCCCGATCCCGTCACAGTTGAATACCTCTCGTTTGATCAGTTGAAGGTGGTCTGCACGATCTGGCAGGCTGAGTCCAGCGCGTGGATGATGCTGCACGCCGAATCAACATCCGATCCGGCAAGCGCTGACGAGATCAACAGTCGCACGCGCGGCTGGCTGTACGAGATCGGGCAGTATGCCGCTACAAATATGACACCGAGGCTGGAATCACTACTCGAGCCTGCGTCACCAGGGTCTGGACCGGTTGGTCCTGCAGGAGGATGA